The Pseudomonas sp. SCA2728.1_7 DNA segment TGCTGTGGATTGCGGGCCGCAGATCAACCCCGAGCGCATTCGCTCGCAGTTCGAAGGCGCTTGTGTGATGGGCCTGGGCAATGCTGTGCTGGGTGAAATCAGCTTCAAGGACGGTAAGGTTCAGCAGGACAACTTCCACATGTACGAAGTGGCGCGCATGTCGCTGGCGCCGAAGGAAGTTGCCGTGCATCTGGTGACACCGCCGGGCGACGTGCCGTTGGGCGGCGTCGGCGAACCGGGCGTACCGCCGATCGCCCCGGCGCTGTGCAACGCGATTTTCGCCGCCACCGGCAAGCGTATTCGCAACCTGCCGGTGCGCTATCAGTTGCAGGGCTGGCAGAAGGCAGAGGCCTGATGGACAGCGTCGACCTCAACGTCCTGCGCAGTGTCCTCGAGTGGCGCCGCGCCGGGCAGCGGGTGGTGCTGTTCAGCGTGGTGCAGACCTGGGGCACCGCGCCCCGCGCTCCCGGCGCCATGTTGGCGTTGCGCGAGGATGGCGTGGTGATTGGTTCGGTGTCGGGCGGGTGCGTCGAGGATGACTTGATTGCCCGGCTGCACGACGGCCGCATCGCCACCGATGGGCCGCCGGTGCAGTTGATCACTTATGGCGTCACGCGAGAGGAGGCGGCGCGCTTCGGATTGCCTTGTGGCGGTACGTTGCGCCTGACCGAAGAGCGCGTTGGCGATCCTGCTTGGGTCGCTGAATTGCTGGCCCGTTGCGAGGCCCACGAGATTGTCGCTCGCGAGTTGAATATCGACACCGGTGAAGTGCTTCTGGCGCCGGCAAGTAAATCCGATGCGCTGGAATTCGATGGCAAAACCCTGCGCGCCATTTACGGTCCGCGCTGGCGTCTGCTGTTGATCGGCGCCGGCCAGTTGTCGCGCTACGTCGCGGACATGGCGCGACTGCTGGATTTTGAAGTGCTGATCTGCGACCCGCGCAGCGAATTCGTTTACGGCTGGGAAGAGCATCACGGACGTTTCGTCCCGGGCATGCCGGATGACGCGGTGTTGAGCATCCAGACCGATGAGCGCACAGCGATTGTCGCGTTGACTCACGATCCGCGTCTGGATGACATGGCGTTGCTCACGGCGCTGGATTCGCCAGCCTTCTATGTGGGGGCGCTCGGTTCGCGGGTCAACAGCCAGAAGCGTCGGGAAAATCTCGCTCAGCTAGGCTTGTCGGTACAGGCGATCGATCGATTGCACGGGCCGATCGGTCTGCACATTGGCAGTCATTCGCCGGCAGAAATTGCCTTGTCCTTGCTGGCGGAAATTGTCGCGATCAAGAACGGGGTCGAATTGAAGCAGAAGAAAACTTTGGAGGACGCATGAGTCGATCCATTGCAGTGATTGTGCTGGCTGCAGGCGAGGGCAGCCGCTTTCGCCAGGTGGCAGGTGCCGATAAGGACAAGTTGCTGGCGGACTGCACCGGGCGTGATGGCGCGGTGCGTTCGGTGATCGAGCAGGTATTGGTTAATCTGCCGGCCGATCTTGATAAGCGTGTGTTGGTGACGACTGAGGCGCGGCCACAGGCGATGCGCATGGCGCAGGCTTATGGCTGTGACGTGGTGTCGATTGAATCGACCGGGATGGGTGACAGCATTGCCGCTGGCGTCGCGGCTTGCCCGGATGCCGATGGCTGGTTGATTGTGCTGGGGGATATGCCGTTTATCTTGCCGTCGAGTATTGAGCGGGTGGTCGCGGCGATTGCTGATGATGCGGTGAGCGTGCCGGTGCAGGAGGGCGAGTTTGGCCATCCGGTGGGATTTGGGCGCTCGTTTGGTTTGGGGTTGCAGGCGTTGAGCGGCGATCGCGGGGCTCGGCCGTTGTTCAAGCAGGGTAGGGTGGTGGAGATTGCTGTCGATGACCCAGGCGTTCTGTGGGATATCGATGTGCCTGAGACTTTGGTTTTTCCCCAATCCTGAGCCTTGCTCAGATCCCCTGTAGGAGTGAGCCTGCTCGCGATAGCGGTGGTTCAGCAAAAGTTGTATCAACTGACACACCGCTATCGCGAGCAGGCTCACTCCTACAGGAGATAGCGTTAAGGCTTAAATTGCAGGCATAAAAAAGCCCCGCCAGGTTTTCACCGGGCGGGGCTTTTTATTGGCTTTGGAAATTACACGAGTGGTTTAGGCTCGTGCTCTTTTTCCTCGGCCTCTTGGTGTTGCTCGACCGCGTCCTGAACGGAGCGTGGTGCTTCAGCGATCACCGCTTCGACAACCGCTTCTTCAGCGACCGGGGCAGGCGCTGCCTCGACCACTTCAGCAACCGGAGCAGCAGCGGCAGCCAGTTCGGCTTCCTTCTGCAGACGCTCTTCTTCACGCTTGCGACGACGCACTTCACGTGGGTCGTTCGGCGCGCGGCCGCTTGGTGTCAGGGCGCTGACCGGAGCCGGTGCTTCAACCACTGGAGCTGGCGCTTCGGCAACGACAGGTGCTTCGACAACCGGTGCTGGTTCAGCAACGACCACTGGCTCGGCAACTTTGCTCTCTTCAACAGCAGGAGCTTCAACCGCAGGCGCTTCGAACACTGGCTTTTCAACAACCGGTGCTTCAACCACTGGCGCTGGCGTTTCAGCAACAGCCGGCTCGGCAACCCAGTTGAAAGCGGTCTGCTCTTCGCGAACTTCACGCACGGTTTCGGTCGCGGTTTCAGCAACGCTTTCTACCACCGGCTCGGCCACTACAACTGGCGCAGGCTCTACCTGAGGCAGGGTTTCCTGAACCGGTGCCACTTCGACTTCCGGAGCAGCAACCACTTCCACTGGCGTGGTCGCTTCAACAGCTGGCGCTTCCACAGCAGCAGTTTCCTGAACAGCAGCGGTAGCGCGTTCGGCTTGCTCGTGGGCTTGGGCTTCGGCCGGAGCGCTGATCACGGTGCTGGCAACAGCGGCGGTGACAGCCAGACCAGCAGCCAGATCGGCGGTGCTTGGCTCTTCAGCGTTTTCGCCGGCTTCGGATTCTTCCGAACCTTCGATCACGTTGCCGTTGGCATCACGCTGACGCTCACGACGGTTGCTGCGACGACGCTGACCGCGCGAACGACGACGTGGACGATCGCCTTCGGCGTTCTCCGAACCGTCTTCCGGCAGTTGCTCTTCGTTGATGTTCACTTCTTCTTCAGCGACGGCAGCAGCGGCCTGCTCGGCACGCGGTTGACGCTCTTCACGCGGCGGACGCGGTGCGCGCTCTTCACGTGGCTGACGGGCCGGACGCTCTTCAGCGGCAACGGCTGCGGTGGCTGCTGCAACTGGAGCGGCGTCCAGAGGCTCGCGCAGTTCACGTACACGTTCTTCACGCTCGCCACGTGGCTTGCGGTCTTCGCGCGGTGCACGTGGAGCACGTTCTTCACGCGGAGCACGTGGCGCGCGTTCTTCGCGGGCAACTGGCGCTTCGGTACGGGTTTCGCGAGGCTCGCGGACTTCACGGGCTTCACGTGGCGCGCGCTCTTCGCGTGGCTCGCGTGGCGCACGTTCTTCACGTGGGGCACGTTCTTCGCGTGGCTTGCGTTCTTCATCGCGGCGACCGTTACGGTTGCGGCTCTGCTGACGACCGTTGCGACGTTCTTCGTTGCGGGCCGGACGTTCGCTGGCTGGTTTTTCAACCACAACCGGAGCGGCTGGCTCTTCTTTGGTGGCGAAAAGGCTGACCAGCGATTTCACCAGGCCTTTGAACAGGCTTGGCTCTGGCGCGGCAACCGGGGCCGGTGCTGGAGCGGCAGGCGCGGCGACTTCGGTCGGAACCGGAGCGTTGGCACGGGCCGGAGCAGTCTTGACCGCGGCTTCCTGGCGAACCAGGGTGCGGGTCGCGGCGGCTGGCTGGACTTCTTCGACTTCGGCAGCGGCAGCAGCGATTTCGTAGCTGGACTGGTTGGTCGCGGCTTCCGGGCTGTCGTCACGCAGACGCTGAACTTCGAAATGCGGGGTTTCGAGGTGGTCGTTCGGCAGAATGATGATGCGGGCACGGGTGCGCAGTTCGATCTTGGTGATCGAGTTGCGTTTTTCGTTGAGCAGGAACGCGGCGACCGGGATTGGCACCTGAGCGCGCACTTCGGCAGTGCGGTCTTTCAGGGCTTCTTCTTCAATCAGGCGCAGGATCGCCAGCGACAGCGATTCAACGTCACGGATGATGCCGGTGCCGTTGCAACGCGGGCAGACGATGCCGCTGCTTTCGCCCAGCGATGGACGCAGGCGCTGACGGGACATTTCCAGCAGGCCGAAGCGCGAGATGCGGCCGATCTGCACGCGGGCGCGGTCGGCTTCCAGGCATTCGCGGACTTTCT contains these protein-coding regions:
- a CDS encoding XdhC family protein, encoding MDSVDLNVLRSVLEWRRAGQRVVLFSVVQTWGTAPRAPGAMLALREDGVVIGSVSGGCVEDDLIARLHDGRIATDGPPVQLITYGVTREEAARFGLPCGGTLRLTEERVGDPAWVAELLARCEAHEIVARELNIDTGEVLLAPASKSDALEFDGKTLRAIYGPRWRLLLIGAGQLSRYVADMARLLDFEVLICDPRSEFVYGWEEHHGRFVPGMPDDAVLSIQTDERTAIVALTHDPRLDDMALLTALDSPAFYVGALGSRVNSQKRRENLAQLGLSVQAIDRLHGPIGLHIGSHSPAEIALSLLAEIVAIKNGVELKQKKTLEDA
- the rne gene encoding ribonuclease E, translated to MKRMLINATQPEELRVALVDGQRLYDLDIESGAREQKKANIYKGRITRIEPSLEAAFVDFGSERHGFLPLKEISREYFKKAPEGRVNIKDVLSEGQEVIVQVEKEERGNKGAALTTFISLAGRYLVLMPNNPRAGGISRRIEGEERNELREALNGLVAPADMGLIVRTAGLGRSSEEMQWDLDYLLQLWTAIKEASLDRSAPFLIYQESNVIIRAIRDYLRQDIGEVLIDSVEAQDEALTFIRQVMPQYASKIKLYEDSVPLFNRFQIESQIETAFQRVVELPSGGSIVIDPTEALVSIDINSARATKGSDIEETALQTNLEAAEEIARQLRLRDIGGLIVIDFIDMTPAKNQRAVEEKVRECLEADRARVQIGRISRFGLLEMSRQRLRPSLGESSGIVCPRCNGTGIIRDVESLSLAILRLIEEEALKDRTAEVRAQVPIPVAAFLLNEKRNSITKIELRTRARIIILPNDHLETPHFEVQRLRDDSPEAATNQSSYEIAAAAAEVEEVQPAAATRTLVRQEAAVKTAPARANAPVPTEVAAPAAPAPAPVAAPEPSLFKGLVKSLVSLFATKEEPAAPVVVEKPASERPARNEERRNGRQQSRNRNGRRDEERKPREERAPREERAPREPREERAPREAREVREPRETRTEAPVAREERAPRAPREERAPRAPREDRKPRGEREERVRELREPLDAAPVAAATAAVAAEERPARQPREERAPRPPREERQPRAEQAAAAVAEEEVNINEEQLPEDGSENAEGDRPRRRSRGQRRRSNRRERQRDANGNVIEGSEESEAGENAEEPSTADLAAGLAVTAAVASTVISAPAEAQAHEQAERATAAVQETAAVEAPAVEATTPVEVVAAPEVEVAPVQETLPQVEPAPVVVAEPVVESVAETATETVREVREEQTAFNWVAEPAVAETPAPVVEAPVVEKPVFEAPAVEAPAVEESKVAEPVVVAEPAPVVEAPVVAEAPAPVVEAPAPVSALTPSGRAPNDPREVRRRKREEERLQKEAELAAAAAPVAEVVEAAPAPVAEEAVVEAVIAEAPRSVQDAVEQHQEAEEKEHEPKPLV
- a CDS encoding nucleotidyltransferase family protein; this translates as MSRSIAVIVLAAGEGSRFRQVAGADKDKLLADCTGRDGAVRSVIEQVLVNLPADLDKRVLVTTEARPQAMRMAQAYGCDVVSIESTGMGDSIAAGVAACPDADGWLIVLGDMPFILPSSIERVVAAIADDAVSVPVQEGEFGHPVGFGRSFGLGLQALSGDRGARPLFKQGRVVEIAVDDPGVLWDIDVPETLVFPQS